A segment of the Zingiber officinale cultivar Zhangliang chromosome 8B, Zo_v1.1, whole genome shotgun sequence genome:
AACATGTTATATGCAGACATAGTTATTGGAAgcagagagtttaccttttggaGACGCGTTTCATCCTTAGCCTCTTGAAAAAGTATAGGCAAACGCGTAGGATCGTAAATAAAATCCTCAAAATCCTCATCCGACTCAGAGCATTTTCTCAATGTCTCACAATTAGGACTCAGATTGTTCCTCTCATCAACTTTATTAGTGATCTCTGAAGTACTCAAAAATGGAGGGTCATAGATGGAATCAACCGAATTAATATTTGAATCAGAGCACTGTTCCAAAGTCTTGTAAGGTTTTGGACTCGATAAACTTGACCCCACATCAGCTGCTTCACAATCTTCAACAACTGCCTCAGGCGAGACTCTACAAATGACATTGGAAGCCCCCAATCTGTAAATCTGGATCCACAAGAACAATGAAAAAAACCTTGTCGAAAAGCCAATAATTTGCATCGCCATAGTAAGTTTCACAGAGAAGACAAAGGGCACCCCAAACTTCTCAGGTTCAGCATTCCTACATAATGACAAGGTTTTAAGAATAGTTGAATTGTAAGAAATGGACATGAATGAAGTATGTGATCATAAATGGAGATTAAAGATGGAAAGCTTTGGACTGTGTTGCTTATATTTGCAAACAAAGCAAAATGTTTACGAAACCAACACCAATATGACTCAcacacaaaaatatatatatacaaatacTGCCAAATCACAAAATATAGATTTGATACAAAGAGATTCCTAACTGATACAGACATGCTACACAAACCAATATATAGAATATGTGGTTTTTCAGATGAAACTAGCAATCTCTTACTAAAATGCACTttcaagcttttttttttttcagttgggTGAGATTAATATCTAAAAGAAGCCCCTTAGAGATCTTCGGTAATGGACCTCCACTGTAGGGTATAGTTAGGTTAGATTGAGATAATTTGGAGTGAAAGGAACACC
Coding sequences within it:
- the LOC122014854 gene encoding uncharacterized protein LOC122014854, coding for MFLCLWIRSWLHDYERVLALAVRLIYIQIGCSIFGSLGALFNGLLLIDLALGLFALVAIDRSSERLGRTYAVLLICAIILDVQWFILFSRIIWNAEPEKFGVPFVFSVKLTMAMQIIGFSTRFFSLFLWIQIYRLGASNVICRVSPEAVVEDCEAADVGSSLSSPKPYKTLEQCSDSNINSVDSIYDPPFLSTSEITNKVDERNNLSPNCETLRKCSESDEDFEDFIYDPTRLPILFQEAKDETRLQKAKEKISASNNSCINEPLQESEASHLNLCSNRQVRIVQVGTAVPRPYIP